GACATTTTACCTTACACCAGCCAACCCTGAGAGTTTCTACCTTGCCATGGAACTTGAGAACATCACACAAAGCCTTCACCCCATCTGCTCCAATTGGGTTGTAACTCAGTTCCAACTGTGACATTGAAAAATAATTCGTTATTGTGTTTCATAATTAGCACTCGGAACTCATGTTTGCCAGGTCAGAATTCTCACTGTTGTTAGTACTGAGTTGTCTTTCAAAACTTGTGCTATGTCACTTGCACCTTTGCTGTGGATGTTGTTTCCTCCCTGGAACATGGTGAAGATCTAAGGAACCACACGAATTTCTAGTGGAGAATCCACAGTTGAACAAGGTGCTTGATTTCTCACCAAATCTATTGTTGTGATTGTGCGGTTTTGCTTTAAAGCCTCTGCAAGTCTTTCAGCACCCTGAAGTTTTTCCACACATAGGAAGTCATACTTTTGAAGAACAAAAGTGCAGATTctagaaaagagaaatatataaaGCCTCAACCAGGGCAACAAGAAATGGCATGCGAGTATAATGATGAAACGATTAGCCAGtctaaaatcataaaagaaCACCTAAGAAACAAATATAATCATCACTGTTATTTGACAGGCTGGTACATACACACGGacacccccccaccccccacaaaaaaaaaaaaaaaaaaaaaaaaaaaaaaaaaaaaaaaaaaaaagacttggtCATGATTAGATCTTATGATGGTATGctccttttttcttattaacCACTACTAAGGCTTTCTAATAATGACTAGTGAAtattaaaatcagaaaaaaattatttacctCGTCACCAATGTCATTCATATAAAAGTTCAGCCATAGCAAACTCCTGGTTTTCTTGATATACTCAGCAACATGAAAAGCTCCTTTTGGACCAATTTCATTACTTCCAATGTCTATAGATGTAATTTTTCCTGCACAGCAACCATTACCATCAGGCATCCCTGTTCTTGATtcatgaaagcaaaaaaataatcagatcaaaaaattcttcaaaagaaaCACAAGATACTTAAAAGCTGAGAAGTGAGAACCTTTATGAACAGCCAAGCCCAGCATTAAAGTCCTGACACCCTCATTACCAATATTATTTCCATGCAAATGAAGTTCctacagaaaaaaattacatgtgtTGGAATAACTGTATTCACTTGTCACAGTTATCTGAGCATCTCCAATATACAAGTTCAAGAAGTTGTCATGAAAACAATCAATAGGATCGGGTATAACCAATCTCAGAACCATATATATTTTCCAGAAGATAGAATTGACAGCAAAGGCAGGGAATATCACTGACACAAAGCATTAGCATCACTTCAGTACAGACAATGAGATTATTTTACATAGGAAAATGAACACGTAAATACCCTCAATGACTTGTTCCCTTCAATCCCTTTCGCTAGAGCAGCAGCTCCCAGAGCACCGCCATAATTCCCACTGAAGTATGACATAGAGCATATTAAAAGCATGTTATTATTGTGGTAAATGCTATCGAACGGAAGCTGAACTGATTGTTATAGCTCCTGTCTTCATTTCAATATGTTAAAAGCCTGAAAGTGATAAAACAGGCAAATGGATGTGAAACATACACAGACTACTACATCAGAGGACTCACTTGAGATATATGGATCGGATGCTATTGTTCTCAAGAAGGGCTTCAGCTAAGCCTGTAAATCCCTGTGATTATTTGCATCCAGTTAAGTTACGCAAGAATCTCACATCATGATTGACACAGTTAAAGCCTATTCATATTTGCAGGAGCATGCCAAAGAGAGAGTGAGCGAGAGAGTATAACTGAGAACTACATACAGAATATTCAATCATGTTGTTGTTAAGTTCAATCACACGTAATGATGAATTCTTCTTCAACATTTCAGCAATAGCTCTTGTACCCTGCAAAGAAAACTAAATCAGAAggcaaacaaaagaaacaatgaACATAACTTTGtattcagtaaaaaaaaatcactgatGTCAAAGAAACACCTCATCACCAAGGTTGGTACTGTTCAGCTGCAACTTCTGAATACCATTATTTTCCTTCATTATCTCAGCCAAGCACTGGAGTCATAGACAGCACATAATTGTGAAAAATCCGATAGAAATTAAAGCCTATAAGTACCATCTCCGTAGTCATGGACGGAAGATGATTTATTCCCAAGACATACAAGTTAAAGAACTTAAGACAATCCAAGTAAAATGAACCACATCAACCCAGCCAAAGGACTTGAGCCATATGCaaataaattgtttttctcCAATGAGATTACTATGTAAGGgaataaaataaagaagaaactaatCAAATTTAGCCCACTCAATATGGAAAGACATGCATAAAACAAATGACTTCCTGATTCTGACTTAAGATATGTTCATTCGAGGAAATAGTTTTTTGCTACCAGATAATGATTTTTGGCATGACCTACAGAAATAAACAGTTTAACAAGAAGGAAGTCATACATGCTttgggaaaagaggaagaagggtataaaaagaaattaatggagaaaaacaaataatatttttgcaCAACAAATCCCTATAAGTTTCATTAAAGAAGTCCATAAACAgattcctttgtttcttttttgggtttctgTTTATATATGGAAACAAGTATTCTTGTTCTATCTTTTCTGCAATAGCTAAGTAGGTGAATAACTCCAGGGAGTTCATCTCTGAGCTCATTTGGCCCAATGAAGCTTTACTGTCCAAATGCAATATTGAACCTTACTGATATTAACTTTGTTATAAACCAGAGAGGAGGTTCAGCTACATTATGACAAAGGATACATAGGATGAAATATCCCCCAGCGTATACAAACTAAAACATCTTGAGCAAATGAATATGTAACTTCTTTTCCATGAAGAACATGAGTACATTGCAGTagcatcatttttctttttccaagaaGAAAAGATTATACTACCACCAAAATAGATAACATAAACTTTTTGGGCGGtaaataatttaatattttcctGATCGTGATGTTGTTTGGACCGGAAATCTTAAGCGATCTAAGATTGACTATCGAAAAAGCCTAGCAAATACAAatagaaaattacaattttatAAAAAGCTTTCAAGCACACATTGAGTGATAAATGGGTTTTGTCAAAAACTGAAGAAGATCATAAAttcttcaaagaaaatatgtcaaCCTACAAAGTCCAAATACAAGTTTTGGTGCCCATATTAATTATATCTCtagaaaataatgtttttcataGCGCTTCAAAAATAGGATGAGAGCAAACCTTTGCTCCTTCATCTCCAAAAGCATTTCCAGAAAGATTGAGCGTCTTCAGTACATTATTTGATTGAAGAACACCATCAAAGGCTTTTAGTCCATCAGCAGTTATGCCATTTGCAGAAAAGTCAACCTCTTCTGCAGTCTGAAATATAACAAGTCACCATGATAATTTTACTAACCACATTCAGAGAAGGGATCTAAGTGCATTTTTCTGCTTTCGAATAATGAAAGTTAAAAGATAGAACTTAAATGAAAATGTATCTGGAGGTCTATTGACCTGGTTGAAGCCCAAGCTTTCAGCAAGAAAGAAGAGACCTTCATCCCCAAAGTTACGGCCTAGATAAGacatcaaaaggaaaaacaaaattcaacaacCAAACAACAATTAGTTCAACAGCTTTAAGCAACAACCATGAACTGGGAACGAGTAGGATAATTTTAACATTTCCAGCGAACTAAGTGAAGCAGTTTAAAATCTGACATGGTTTAGTAAGATTTAAAATTTTCCCATCCAGACTTCATTACAGCAAAGAAGCTGGAACCGTGACCAAATCTTCAATCATATCCTTATTCGAGAAAAAAgttgacccaaaaaaaaaaaaatctaggacccggaaagaggaaaaaaatgtcaaattattGGTCTATGTAAATTTTAAGAAACCCTCACCTGACATATCAATACTTCCAAATGTGCGAAGTTCCTTCACGAACTCATTAAGCTTCTCCATGGATTGTCGTTCAATTTTGGCACTCACGGCAGAAGGCAAATTGGTACCAGGGGCAAAGGACCATCTCACTCCAGATGATGAGGGC
Above is a window of Nymphaea colorata isolate Beijing-Zhang1983 chromosome 8, ASM883128v2, whole genome shotgun sequence DNA encoding:
- the LOC116258754 gene encoding uncharacterized protein LOC116258754 isoform X1; translated protein: MEATIATRHSHNHQIRCLVPHLPCKNPFPSIFFPQSRREGLIGSHIRTRRKFLGSKGLAIRAGSSPYTKGPSRGASGSSRTHRTSQTGASPLKPLSNELVSTVAGAGALLAATFVVWKLVERLVVPSKTKQPSTSDDKPSSSGVRWSFAPGTNLPSAVSAKIERQSMEKLNEFVKELRTFGSIDMSGRNFGDEGLFFLAESLGFNQTAEEVDFSANGITADGLKAFDGVLQSNNVLKTLNLSGNAFGDEGAKCLAEIMKENNGIQKLQLNSTNLGDEGTRAIAEMLKKNSSLRVIELNNNMIEYSGFTGLAEALLENNSIRSIYLNGNYGGALGAAALAKGIEGNKSLRELHLHGNNIGNEGVRTLMLGLAVHKGKITSIDIGSNEIGPKGAFHVAEYIKKTRSLLWLNFYMNDIGDEGAERLAEALKQNRTITTIDLGGNNIHSKGASDIAQVLKDNSVLTTLELSYNPIGADGVKALCDVLKFHGKVETLRVGWCKIGAKGAEHIADLLKYNMTISTLDLRANGLGDDGAVCLARSLKVVNEALTSLDLGFNEIRDTGAFALAQALKSNEDLTLTSLNLASNFLTKYGQVALTEAKDHIFEMYEGKEVNIFF
- the LOC116258754 gene encoding uncharacterized protein LOC116258754 isoform X2, whose translation is MEKLNEFVKELRTFGSIDMSGRNFGDEGLFFLAESLGFNQTAEEVDFSANGITADGLKAFDGVLQSNNVLKTLNLSGNAFGDEGAKCLAEIMKENNGIQKLQLNSTNLGDEGTRAIAEMLKKNSSLRVIELNNNMIEYSGFTGLAEALLENNSIRSIYLNGNYGGALGAAALAKGIEGNKSLRELHLHGNNIGNEGVRTLMLGLAVHKGKITSIDIGSNEIGPKGAFHVAEYIKKTRSLLWLNFYMNDIGDEGAERLAEALKQNRTITTIDLGGNNIHSKGASDIAQVLKDNSVLTTLELSYNPIGADGVKALCDVLKFHGKVETLRVGWCKIGAKGAEHIADLLKYNMTISTLDLRANGLGDDGAVCLARSLKVVNEALTSLDLGFNEIRDTGAFALAQALKSNEDLTLTSLNLASNFLTKYGQVALTEAKDHIFEMYEGKEVNIFF